Proteins from one Malaya genurostris strain Urasoe2022 chromosome 2, Malgen_1.1, whole genome shotgun sequence genomic window:
- the LOC131429130 gene encoding arp2/3 complex-activating protein rickA-like, with protein sequence MRDLPGPLPMRDLHDPLPMRDLPDPLQMRDLPGPLPMLDLPGPLPMLDLSCLLPMRDLPGPLPMRDLPGPLPMRDLPSPLPMRDLPGPLPMRDLPGPLPMRDLPGPLPMRDLPGPLPMRDHIDPLF encoded by the coding sequence ATGCGCGACCTACCTGGTCCGCTTCCAATGCGCGACCTACATGATCCGCTTCCAATGCGCGACCTACCTGATCCGCTTCAAATGCGCGACCTACCTGGTCCGCTTCCAATGCttgaccttcctggtccgcttccaATGCTTGACCTTTCTTGTCTGCTTCCAATGCGCGACCTACCTGGTCCGCTTCCAATGCGCGACCTACCTGGTCCGCTTccaatgcgcgaccttcctaGTCCGCTTCccatgcgcgaccttcctggtccgcttccaATGCGCGACCTACCTGGTCCGCTTCCAATGCGCGACCTACCTGGTCCGCTTccaatgcgcgaccttcctggtccgcttccaATGCGCGACCATATTGATCCGCTTTTCTAA
- the LOC131427571 gene encoding thyrostimulin alpha-2 subunit, which translates to MFSSATSIGIRMRLVQLGALFLLAMVACSREAWQKPGCHKVGHTRKISIPDCVEFSITTNACRGFCESFAVPSAPFAIGAHKPNQPVTSVGQCCNIMETEDVQVRVLCVNGIRNLTFKSATNCSCYHCKKD; encoded by the exons ATGTTTAGTTCCGCAACATCCATAGGGATAAGAATGAGATTAGTGCAGTTGGGAGCGTTGTTCCTGCTAGCAATGGTAGCTTGTAGCCGAGAAGCGTGGCAGAAACCCGGCTGTCATAAAGTTG GCCACACCAGAAAGATTAGCATCCCGGACTGTGTAGAATTTTCAATCACTACTAATGCATGTCGTGGCTTCTGCGAATCGTTTGCTGTTCCTTCGGCTCCATTTGCCATTGGGGCACACAAACCGAACCAACCGGTTACTTCCGTAGGCCAATGCTGCAACATTATGGAAACCGAAGACGTTCAGGTGCGGGTTCTGTGCGTCAACGGAATTCGCAATCTGACCTTCAAGTCTGCAACCAACTGTTCGtgttatcattgtaaaaagGATTAG
- the LOC131427570 gene encoding thyrostimulin beta-5 subunit yields the protein MSFAIWILSVFIFSIATGETLERDRRALMLGCHKRVFTYRVSQTDNKGRECWDHVSVWSCHGRCDSNEISDWRFPYKRSHHPVCMHAGRTRSVATLRHCHPDADAETKLYEYMEPKSCSCQTCTSMDTSCEGPKQLNTEAVTKIFQIEEEEIENEYA from the exons ATGAGTTTTGCGATATGGATTTTGTCGGTGTTCATATTTTCGATAGCCACTGGCGAAACGCTAGAGCGAGACAGAAGAGCGCTCATGCTAGGCTGTCATAAACGAGTTTTCACCTATCGTGTTTCACAAACGGACAACAAAGGGCGCGAATGTTGGGACCACGTGAGCGTTTGGTCCTGTCATGGGCGATGCGATTCAAACGAGATCTCTGATTGGAGATTCCCGTACAAGCGGTCACATCATCCGGTTTGTATGCACGCAGGACGAACGAGATCCGTTGCTACCTTGAGGCACTGTCATCCTGATGCAGATGCAGAGACAAAACTGTACGAGTACATGGAACCAAAATCGTGCAGTTGTCAG ACATGTACCAGCATGGATACCAGTTGCGAAGGGCCGAAGCAACTTAACACCGAAGCTGTAaccaaaattttccaaatcgaagaggaagagaTAGAAAATGAATATGCTTAA